The Bacillota bacterium genome has a segment encoding these proteins:
- a CDS encoding helix-turn-helix transcriptional regulator, with protein MNKLRELRDKKGLTQEEIANVLGINSQYYSMLERGVRTPGFKLAKKIADFYECSVDEIFFDNGTNIMFADEQTKSA; from the coding sequence TTGAATAAACTACGTGAGCTTAGGGATAAGAAAGGGCTTACGCAAGAAGAAATTGCTAATGTTTTAGGTATAAATTCTCAATACTATTCGATGCTTGAAAGAGGAGTAAGGACGCCAGGCTTCAAACTGGCAAAAAAAATAGCTGATTTTTACGAATGTTCAGTTGATGAAATTTTTTTTGACAACGGTACAAACATAATGTTCGCAGATGAACAAACCAAATCCGC